One genomic region from Mycoplasmopsis columbina encodes:
- the rplU gene encoding 50S ribosomal protein L21 — translation MFAIIQTGGKQLLVKEGQTIFIEKIEGQEGDNVTFDKVLLVNDKIGQPYLEKAKVVGVIQKQGKAKKIVVYRHNAKSTHKRKLGHRQPYTRVEIKQILG, via the coding sequence ATGTTCGCTATTATCCAAACTGGAGGCAAACAACTTTTAGTTAAAGAAGGCCAAACAATTTTTATTGAAAAAATTGAAGGTCAAGAAGGTGACAACGTTACTTTCGACAAAGTTTTATTAGTAAATGATAAAATTGGTCAACCATATCTTGAAAAAGCAAAAGTAGTAGGTGTTATTCAAAAACAAGGTAAAGCAAAAAAAATTGTTGTTTACCGTCACAATGCAAAATCAACACACAAGAGAAAATTGGGACACCGTCAACCTTATACACGTGTAGAAATTAAACAAATCTTAGGATAG
- a CDS encoding CTP synthase, which yields MTKFIITTGGVLSGLGKGVTCASIGNLLKSQGFSVFALKLDPYLNIDPGVMSPTEHGEVYVTADGGETDLDLGHYERFIDVKLDKDSNFTSGRIFTRIFEKERNGDYGGKTVQIVPHVVDEIINIVKNLADKKKPDFMLIEIGGTVGDIESNPYIYAMSKFNTLYPQQVLFTHLAFVPFLSASKEYKSKPSQVSIASLRSFGINPNLLLLRSQGEVDRNIIKKVAEASFLNPKHVISVPDKSTIYEIPIYLLKQGILEIIFNHFNIQKDINYDALAPWINFVNKYSTKKKHQINLLLVGKYMGLEDAYLSIIESLKITSAHLDVEINHKLINSELINKDNIDEIVDKYDGVIILPGFGKRGFESKVLVANYTRNKIVPTLGICLGFQAMVVNQARELGYTNATSKEFASSLKEETYVLTPFYENGDKSPIGGTLRLGEDKVIALDNTLAQKIYGKDVFEQRHRHRFEVAPEFRQSLQTENFIFSGIKPGESVAEICELKNHPFYLGVQYHPEFSTRVLKSNPLFDSFIQSVIDYKKH from the coding sequence ATGACAAAATTTATTATTACCACAGGAGGCGTTCTTTCAGGTTTAGGTAAGGGTGTTACTTGTGCTTCAATTGGAAATTTATTAAAATCACAGGGTTTTAGTGTTTTTGCTCTTAAATTAGATCCCTACTTAAATATTGATCCAGGAGTAATGTCTCCAACTGAACATGGAGAAGTTTATGTAACTGCCGATGGTGGAGAAACTGATTTAGATCTTGGACACTATGAACGTTTTATTGACGTTAAATTAGATAAAGATAGTAACTTTACAAGTGGAAGAATTTTTACAAGAATTTTTGAAAAAGAAAGAAATGGCGACTATGGTGGCAAAACAGTGCAAATTGTTCCACACGTAGTTGATGAAATTATTAACATTGTAAAAAATTTAGCGGATAAGAAAAAACCTGATTTTATGTTGATTGAAATTGGTGGAACTGTGGGAGATATTGAATCAAATCCTTACATTTATGCCATGAGTAAATTTAATACTTTATACCCACAACAAGTGCTCTTTACGCATTTAGCTTTTGTTCCCTTTTTATCAGCTTCTAAAGAATATAAATCTAAACCAAGTCAAGTTTCAATTGCTTCTTTAAGATCTTTTGGTATTAACCCTAATTTACTTTTATTAAGAAGTCAAGGAGAAGTTGATCGCAATATTATTAAAAAAGTAGCTGAAGCTTCATTTTTAAATCCTAAGCATGTTATTAGTGTGCCTGATAAATCAACTATTTATGAAATTCCAATTTACTTATTAAAGCAAGGAATTTTGGAAATTATTTTTAATCATTTCAATATTCAAAAAGACATTAACTATGATGCTCTAGCCCCTTGAATTAACTTTGTTAATAAGTATTCAACTAAGAAAAAACATCAAATTAACTTATTGCTTGTTGGAAAATATATGGGACTTGAAGATGCTTATTTATCAATTATTGAATCTTTGAAAATTACTTCAGCACATTTAGATGTAGAAATTAATCACAAATTAATTAATTCTGAACTAATTAATAAAGATAACATCGATGAAATTGTTGATAAATACGATGGAGTAATAATTTTGCCAGGATTTGGTAAAAGAGGCTTCGAATCTAAAGTTCTTGTTGCCAACTATACAAGAAACAAAATCGTGCCAACGTTAGGAATTTGCTTAGGTTTTCAAGCTATGGTAGTTAATCAAGCTAGAGAATTAGGGTATACAAATGCAACTAGCAAAGAATTTGCATCATCACTAAAAGAAGAAACATATGTTTTAACTCCATTTTATGAAAACGGTGATAAATCACCTATTGGTGGAACTTTAAGGCTTGGAGAAGATAAAGTTATTGCTTTAGACAACACTCTTGCACAAAAAATTTATGGAAAAGATGTATTTGAACAAAGACACCGTCATAGATTTGAAGTTGCCCCAGAATTTAGACAAAGTTTACAAACCGAGAATTTTATTTTTAGTGGTATAAAACCTGGAGAATCAGTTGCTGAAATTTGCGAATTAAAAAATCATCCATTTTATTTAGGAGTTCAATACCATCCTGAATTTTCAACTAGAGTTTTAAAATCTAATCCTCTTTTTGATAGTTTTATTCAAAGCGTTATTGATTATAAAAAACATTAA
- the ileS gene encoding isoleucine--tRNA ligase, with amino-acid sequence MSEKNYKDTLNMPKTDFDMRANLTVKEPQFRQMWKEKQIYKKVLEQNKNNPSFILHDGPPYANGNLHIGHAMNKILKDIIVRYKSMSGFYSPFVPGWDTHGMPIEHKMLEQAQLNFKNLDPLELRQKAAKYALEQIEIQKAQFKEMQMLTDFEKYYITLDKKFVAKQLKLFKKMVFSGLVYKGLKPVYWSPSSQSALAEAEVVYKDVVSPSIYVAFKIVNNNQSKKINNGDYLVIWTTTPWTLIANAGIAVGEKIEYAKIKYQNNYFIVAADLVEKVAKEFEWTNYEIESTFKSDELVNMQYLSIVNQNLAPVVYGHHVSLESGSGLVHIAPLFGEDDFQIGIKNSLNSIMHIENDGTINELGGKYEKMFYQKANNLIIEDLILNKALLKNSTISHSYPHDWRTHKPILFRGTPQWFVSIDKIKREILTQLEKVQTYPEWAKKRLTNMISERYDWTISRQRTWGVPIIVFYDENQKPVLREDIFDYVIKLIEDNGADIWWSKSTDELLPEEYRNKGYTREMDIMDVWFDSGSTSFAVEIDPSISAPYDLYLEGSDQYRGWFNSSLINSVAYAGVTPYKNLVSHGFVLDAKGEKMSKSKGNVVDPLKIIKKSGADILRLWVANSEYTNDVTISDNIINQNSEIYRKIRNTIKFLLGNLNGFKYDSSLERKGVHAFIKEELEKFKTEIITAYNEYKFINVVKLLNNYVVNLSSFYLNITKDILYVEELNSQERLMTLTNFYEIADFIIKTIAPILPTTAEDAYMYFNKEDKKESVHLETFYISNEVNEKLIQQWEDFFKLRNEINIKLEQAVQNGLIKRTNEAKVVINTNNEFIKSLNLKQLLMVGIIEFGSNTEILTFESEKCQRCWNHFLPSQIKDELCPLCYGIISKINKEV; translated from the coding sequence ATGTCAGAAAAGAACTATAAAGATACTTTAAACATGCCTAAAACAGATTTTGACATGAGAGCCAATTTAACTGTTAAAGAACCACAATTTAGGCAAATGTGAAAAGAAAAGCAAATTTACAAAAAAGTTTTAGAACAAAATAAAAATAATCCTTCTTTTATTCTTCATGATGGCCCACCATATGCTAATGGTAATTTACATATTGGTCATGCAATGAACAAAATTTTAAAAGACATTATTGTGCGTTATAAATCAATGTCTGGTTTTTACTCACCTTTTGTACCTGGATGAGATACACATGGTATGCCAATTGAACACAAAATGTTGGAACAAGCACAATTGAATTTCAAAAATCTTGATCCTCTTGAATTAAGACAAAAAGCAGCAAAATATGCACTTGAGCAAATCGAAATTCAAAAAGCACAATTTAAAGAAATGCAAATGCTTACCGATTTTGAAAAATACTACATCACATTAGACAAAAAATTTGTAGCTAAACAACTTAAATTATTCAAAAAAATGGTTTTTAGTGGTTTAGTTTATAAAGGCCTTAAACCTGTTTATTGGTCACCTTCTTCTCAATCAGCCTTAGCAGAAGCTGAAGTTGTTTATAAAGATGTTGTTTCTCCTTCAATTTATGTTGCCTTCAAAATCGTTAATAATAATCAATCTAAAAAAATTAATAATGGTGACTATTTAGTTATTTGAACAACCACACCATGAACTTTAATTGCCAATGCCGGAATTGCTGTTGGAGAAAAAATTGAATATGCCAAAATAAAATATCAAAACAATTATTTTATTGTTGCTGCTGATTTAGTAGAAAAAGTTGCAAAAGAATTCGAATGAACTAATTACGAAATTGAATCTACCTTTAAATCAGATGAATTGGTAAACATGCAATATTTAAGTATTGTAAATCAAAATTTAGCACCCGTTGTTTATGGTCATCATGTTTCTTTAGAATCAGGATCTGGTTTAGTGCATATTGCTCCTCTTTTTGGTGAAGATGACTTCCAAATTGGAATAAAAAATTCTCTTAATTCAATTATGCACATTGAAAATGATGGAACTATTAATGAATTAGGTGGAAAATATGAAAAAATGTTCTACCAAAAAGCTAATAATTTAATTATTGAAGATTTAATTCTTAATAAAGCTCTGTTAAAAAATTCAACAATTTCTCACTCATATCCCCATGATTGAAGAACTCATAAACCTATTTTATTCCGTGGAACACCACAATGGTTTGTTTCAATTGACAAAATTAAACGCGAAATCTTAACACAATTGGAAAAAGTTCAAACTTATCCAGAATGAGCTAAAAAAAGATTGACAAATATGATTTCAGAAAGATATGATTGAACAATTTCTCGTCAAAGAACTTGAGGTGTACCAATTATAGTTTTCTATGATGAAAATCAAAAACCGGTTTTAAGAGAAGATATTTTTGACTATGTAATTAAATTAATTGAAGATAATGGTGCTGATATTTGATGATCAAAATCAACAGATGAACTTTTACCAGAAGAATATAGAAATAAAGGTTATACAAGAGAAATGGACATCATGGATGTTTGATTTGATTCAGGATCTACTTCATTTGCAGTTGAAATAGATCCAAGTATTTCTGCTCCATATGATCTTTATCTAGAAGGAAGCGATCAATATCGTGGATGATTCAACTCATCATTAATTAATTCTGTTGCTTATGCGGGTGTAACTCCATATAAAAATCTTGTCAGCCATGGTTTTGTTCTAGATGCTAAAGGTGAAAAAATGTCAAAATCTAAAGGCAATGTTGTTGATCCTTTAAAAATTATTAAAAAATCAGGAGCTGATATTTTAAGACTTTGAGTAGCTAATAGTGAATATACCAATGACGTGACAATTAGTGATAATATCATTAATCAAAATAGTGAAATTTACAGAAAAATTAGAAATACAATAAAATTTCTTCTCGGAAATTTAAATGGCTTTAAATATGATTCTTCTTTAGAAAGAAAAGGTGTTCATGCCTTTATTAAAGAAGAATTAGAAAAATTCAAAACTGAAATTATTACGGCTTATAATGAATATAAATTTATCAATGTTGTAAAACTATTAAATAATTATGTAGTGAATTTATCAAGTTTTTATTTGAATATAACCAAAGATATTCTCTATGTTGAAGAACTTAATTCACAAGAACGTTTAATGACTTTAACTAATTTTTATGAAATTGCAGATTTTATCATTAAAACTATTGCACCAATTCTTCCAACTACTGCTGAAGATGCATATATGTACTTCAACAAAGAAGACAAAAAAGAATCTGTTCATTTAGAAACTTTTTACATTTCTAATGAGGTAAATGAAAAATTAATTCAACAGTGAGAAGACTTCTTTAAGTTAAGAAATGAAATCAACATTAAATTAGAACAAGCTGTGCAAAATGGATTAATTAAGAGAACTAATGAAGCAAAAGTCGTTATTAATACTAATAATGAATTTATCAAATCATTAAATTTAAAACAACTTTTGATGGTAGGAATTATTGAATTTGGTTCAAATACTGAAATACTAACATTTGAGTCAGAAAAATGCCAAAGATGTTGAAATCATTTTCTTCCTTCACAAATTAAAGATGAATTATGTCCATTGTGTTATGGTATTATTAGTAAAATTAACAAAGAAGTTTAA
- the rpmA gene encoding 50S ribosomal protein L27 codes for MAKTKAGGSTRNGRDSRGQRLGIKLGDGQFCTAGSIIFRQRGTKIFPGNNVGIGKDDTLYALIEGYVKFEKRRNRTYASVYSEKQN; via the coding sequence ATGGCAAAAACAAAAGCCGGTGGGTCTACTAGAAACGGCCGTGATAGTCGTGGCCAAAGATTAGGTATTAAATTAGGTGATGGTCAATTTTGTACAGCGGGATCAATTATATTCCGTCAAAGAGGAACTAAAATTTTCCCAGGTAACAATGTTGGTATTGGAAAAGATGACACTTTATATGCTTTAATTGAAGGATATGTAAAATTCGAAAAACGTAGAAATCGTACATATGCCTCTGTATATTCAGAAAAACAAAACTAA
- a CDS encoding ECF transporter S component gives MKNKYSNKKASSTINKTDDQESESRDSKKSFFQILAMVRRSQRITVFDVAIMGIFLALQIITMWIAKYTFLKIFPIEIEFIFYIFYGVIFGFWKGPLLSILGDSLVLAITGSFATWFWLYAIIPPLISLFSAIFSYLFTYKKDEKSKFKNLLDILRWTFSYLIFLATFFIIVAVYLQKLKPEDGSIKISRDLTLSKTFVISALTFYFIFGAIVFVILLTLYLIKRDQKYVNYLFIFTIVSVVVMIFRWIMGPVAWINYYNIFYTNRKNFRLKTYGSDFAVTAIPMVIKSIVSIPLYIIVLTPIYNVINILKKQYLTKHSSKKHRYI, from the coding sequence ATGAAAAACAAATACAGCAATAAAAAAGCATCATCAACAATTAATAAAACTGATGATCAAGAAAGTGAATCTAGAGATTCGAAAAAATCGTTTTTTCAAATTCTTGCAATGGTAAGGAGATCGCAAAGAATTACAGTTTTTGATGTGGCAATTATGGGAATTTTTCTTGCCCTTCAGATAATAACAATGTGAATTGCTAAGTATACATTTTTAAAAATTTTCCCAATTGAAATTGAATTTATTTTTTATATTTTTTACGGAGTAATTTTTGGATTTTGAAAAGGCCCTCTTTTATCAATTTTAGGTGATAGTCTTGTGTTAGCAATTACGGGTTCTTTTGCAACTTGATTTTGACTTTATGCAATAATTCCACCGTTAATTTCATTATTTTCTGCAATTTTTTCATATTTATTTACTTATAAAAAAGATGAAAAAAGTAAATTTAAAAATTTATTAGATATTCTAAGATGAACATTTTCATATTTAATTTTTTTAGCCACTTTTTTTATTATAGTTGCAGTTTATCTACAAAAATTAAAACCAGAAGATGGCTCTATTAAAATTTCAAGAGATTTAACGTTGAGCAAAACATTTGTTATATCTGCTTTAACATTCTATTTTATTTTTGGAGCAATAGTTTTTGTTATTTTACTAACATTGTATTTAATTAAAAGAGATCAGAAATACGTTAATTATTTATTTATTTTTACAATAGTTTCAGTTGTTGTCATGATCTTTAGATGAATTATGGGACCAGTTGCTTGAATTAATTACTACAATATTTTTTATACTAATAGAAAAAATTTCAGACTAAAAACATACGGTAGTGATTTTGCAGTAACAGCAATTCCAATGGTTATCAAATCAATTGTTTCTATTCCGCTTTATATTATTGTGTTAACACCAATATACAATGTAATTAACATTTTGAAAAAACAATACTTAACAAAACATTCATCAAAAAAACATAGATACATTTAA
- a CDS encoding DNA-processing protein DprA — MKNILLYLTYKYNGDARKIHKAIIDKEKIDNMMQLNEKILDIEIKGISYLTVFDENFPSELKEFPTSPLLIFYQGNIELLKSQKICLTGDLENIQVLTNINLSIKDLVKKYVLITTNFKNLDKQIIEKWRKANGKIIHLLPHGLLYNKDEKIYPNELYLSIYPPESHPEKTRFKERNILISWLAKFLIIYSSKEKSGIINLASCFTDMGKEVYCYPGLNYDDGNNYLIKNGANLITHVGDVLYY; from the coding sequence ATGAAAAACATTTTACTTTATTTAACTTATAAATATAACGGAGATGCAAGAAAAATTCATAAAGCAATTATTGATAAAGAAAAAATTGACAACATGATGCAACTTAATGAAAAAATATTAGATATAGAAATTAAAGGAATTTCTTATTTGACTGTTTTTGATGAAAATTTTCCATCAGAACTTAAAGAATTTCCAACATCTCCTTTACTCATTTTTTATCAAGGAAATATTGAACTTCTAAAATCCCAAAAAATCTGTTTAACAGGTGATTTAGAAAATATTCAAGTGCTGACAAATATAAATTTATCCATAAAAGACTTAGTTAAAAAATATGTTTTAATAACCACGAATTTTAAAAATTTAGATAAACAAATAATTGAAAAATGAAGAAAAGCTAATGGAAAAATTATTCATTTATTACCTCACGGTTTACTTTATAACAAAGATGAAAAAATTTATCCTAATGAACTTTATTTATCAATTTATCCTCCTGAAAGTCATCCTGAAAAGACAAGATTCAAAGAAAGAAATATTTTAATAAGTTGGTTAGCCAAATTTTTAATTATTTATAGTTCAAAAGAAAAATCTGGAATAATTAATTTAGCCTCTTGTTTTACAGACATGGGAAAAGAAGTCTATTGTTATCCAGGGTTAAATTATGATGATGGAAATAATTATCTAATTAAAAATGGTGCTAATTTAATTACTCATGTTGGTGATGTTTTATATTACTAA
- a CDS encoding signal peptidase II, with translation MEQKNETKLTIFQKLKDKLDKKLKEAKKDPYKLVLKYVIFFAIITTLILIDQLTKTFIFKWNSSRTGGAWESGDRTDITNLVIIGFRSVGHRGVTVLPWKDNLAVITIVQTFSILIGLGLLFVPFFATKKTVIVFSAFIFAGNFGNMLDRFLFEGGMVKDILFVPFLEKWLNKSLGTFNFADVFILFGAISISIYFIVYEVFFKNSKLREKKKEKKKDNKEKVENEN, from the coding sequence ATGGAACAAAAAAACGAAACTAAATTGACCATTTTTCAAAAGCTAAAAGATAAGTTAGATAAAAAACTTAAAGAAGCAAAAAAAGATCCATATAAATTGGTACTAAAATATGTTATCTTTTTTGCAATTATTACTACTTTAATATTAATTGATCAATTAACAAAAACATTTATATTTAAATGAAATTCATCACGCACTGGTGGAGCTTGAGAATCAGGTGATCGAACAGATATTACGAATTTAGTAATAATTGGTTTTAGATCTGTAGGACATAGAGGTGTTACAGTTTTACCGTGAAAAGATAATTTAGCAGTTATTACAATAGTTCAAACATTTAGTATATTAATTGGATTAGGTTTATTATTTGTACCATTTTTTGCCACTAAAAAAACAGTTATTGTTTTTTCTGCATTTATCTTTGCAGGCAATTTTGGAAATATGTTAGATCGTTTCCTTTTTGAAGGTGGAATGGTCAAAGATATCTTGTTTGTGCCTTTTTTAGAAAAATGATTAAATAAATCATTAGGAACATTTAATTTTGCTGATGTTTTCATTTTATTTGGTGCAATTTCAATTTCAATCTATTTTATAGTATATGAAGTTTTCTTTAAAAATAGTAAACTTAGAGAAAAGAAAAAAGAAAAAAAGAAAGATAATAAAGAAAAAGTCGAAAATGAAAATTAA
- the hrcA gene encoding heat-inducible transcriptional repressor HrcA yields the protein MTNFDIKDLKEDRKLILKYIIDTYVELGEAVGSEMLVKKYNLKMSSAKVRYVMSDLEEKGYLIKNHVSSGRIPSNKGYAYYAKYLVEYNEDFLKEKLKDLFAKRRANIDVILDEAAKRVSEMMGITLVTSKTNEEDTLKSIQLVPLTEYEATIVLVVSSGEVVSKKIEVDPSLINLNDLKVAIRIFKERLIDTPIVELGNTAKNLIPFLAAGIKNYETLLQNFVQNVFNFEVVNQNKVYGKDQIILASDIKRPDLIKILELIENKSIWETIESEFNEDDTNIKISIREDNSAFISKKISYDNKIKEIAVVGTNRMNYNQSLAAIQMLEDLINNKNENKKEK from the coding sequence ATGACAAATTTTGATATTAAAGATCTTAAAGAAGATCGTAAATTAATTTTAAAGTATATCATTGACACTTATGTTGAACTTGGTGAAGCTGTGGGCTCTGAAATGTTAGTAAAAAAATATAACCTAAAAATGTCTTCTGCAAAAGTTAGATATGTAATGAGTGATTTAGAAGAAAAAGGTTATTTGATTAAAAATCATGTTTCAAGTGGAAGAATTCCTTCTAATAAAGGTTATGCATACTATGCTAAATATTTAGTAGAATATAACGAAGATTTTTTAAAAGAAAAATTAAAAGATCTTTTTGCAAAGAGAAGAGCTAACATTGACGTAATTTTAGATGAAGCTGCTAAAAGAGTAAGTGAAATGATGGGAATTACTTTAGTAACTTCAAAAACTAATGAAGAAGATACTTTGAAATCTATTCAATTAGTTCCCCTAACTGAATATGAAGCAACTATTGTTTTAGTTGTTTCTAGTGGTGAAGTTGTTTCTAAAAAAATTGAAGTAGATCCGTCTTTAATTAATTTGAATGATCTAAAAGTTGCGATTAGAATTTTTAAAGAAAGATTAATTGACACGCCAATTGTTGAATTGGGAAACACAGCAAAAAATTTAATTCCTTTTTTAGCTGCAGGAATTAAAAACTATGAAACATTGTTACAAAATTTTGTTCAAAATGTTTTTAATTTTGAAGTGGTTAATCAAAACAAAGTTTATGGAAAAGACCAAATCATTTTAGCAAGTGATATTAAACGTCCTGATTTGATCAAAATTTTGGAATTAATCGAAAACAAATCTATTTGAGAAACAATCGAATCTGAATTCAATGAAGATGATACAAATATTAAAATTTCAATTCGTGAAGATAATAGTGCGTTCATAAGCAAAAAAATTTCTTATGACAATAAAATCAAAGAAATTGCAGTTGTAGGTACTAATAGAATGAATTATAATCAATCCTTAGCAGCAATTCAAATGCTAGAGGATTTAATAAATAACAAAAACGAAAATAAAAAGGAGAAATAA
- a CDS encoding nucleotide exchange factor GrpE, with translation MNHLNLFSFKKDDLVKINLTAFDENNNEIDSLKQNNYLFTITDQKDETEIIPFLLINKPLKENIELEYQFSKDVLIEELKGKKIKFVISLLDYKTAEFIQLSAELKKAKNDIAIKDLNFQNKTKELQHVEEQLKLALNDVKKAKEAQVVERLTLPKEELDNIKKYSLQKFVEDFTNPYGTLKMAINAGENSSSQEVKNYLMGFKMVLGMLENSLNNHGITEFQPSLNTEFDPETSKIIEQVVNDDLKPNTILKVNQNGFKLYDRVIKPALVVASKYSDEKAKTKENKKNKKMKTKQ, from the coding sequence ATGAATCATTTAAATTTATTTAGCTTTAAAAAAGATGATTTAGTCAAAATTAATTTAACTGCTTTTGATGAAAATAATAATGAAATAGATAGTTTAAAACAAAATAATTATCTTTTTACTATAACTGACCAAAAAGATGAAACAGAAATTATTCCTTTTTTACTTATAAATAAGCCCTTAAAAGAAAATATAGAATTAGAATATCAATTTTCTAAGGATGTTTTAATAGAAGAATTAAAGGGTAAAAAAATAAAATTTGTCATTTCACTTTTAGACTATAAAACAGCAGAATTTATACAATTAAGTGCTGAACTTAAAAAAGCAAAAAATGATATTGCAATAAAAGATTTAAATTTTCAAAATAAAACAAAAGAATTACAACATGTTGAAGAACAGTTAAAATTAGCTTTAAATGATGTTAAAAAAGCTAAAGAAGCACAAGTTGTTGAGCGATTAACTTTACCAAAAGAAGAATTAGATAATATAAAAAAATATTCATTACAAAAATTTGTTGAGGATTTCACAAATCCTTATGGAACTTTAAAAATGGCTATAAATGCGGGTGAAAATAGTAGTAGTCAAGAAGTTAAAAATTATTTAATGGGATTTAAAATGGTTCTGGGAATGTTAGAAAATTCTTTGAACAATCATGGGATTACTGAATTTCAACCATCTTTAAATACTGAATTTGATCCCGAAACATCTAAAATTATTGAACAAGTTGTAAATGATGATTTAAAGCCTAATACAATTTTAAAAGTCAATCAAAATGGTTTTAAACTTTATGATAGAGTTATTAAACCAGCTTTAGTTGTAGCTTCAAAATATAGTGATGAAAAAGCTAAGACAAAAGAAAATAAGAAAAATAAAAAAATGAAAACTAAGCAATAA
- a CDS encoding YitT family protein: MKLIDRFGNSLNKICCSINKKSKKCELVKKNEIIGEQIVDLNQTKMAQYQYRSINNKDKKVRKQNRILTIRRLFFMFLSALLFNFGVLAFLSKADTIPSGVSGIPTLIVTLLKDNPEIKKYFALMYLGANIPLLLLFGFRIKRSFVLLTLSFMLFQIVTNFVFTLEPVEKFIKTAFDVAPGWSSRIELKPGLIVDNPNTWPIFINGIIGSLFLGVAIAVAWKNGGSTGGTDIVAYFFSTKKKKSISSILMIVSFTTTLTFLLIFGLVEPHSHSFTIKLVDDGKGGYSQEYVLSNSRVIFGMREISTLLYIFIVNTLVGIIYPKYKKVSMEIFTNDPSKVLAYFKTINYWHAYTIYTAKSGYTGNNVYRIETTLLLLESKPIMRDLKAIDSNLWVKIKPVMSIVGRFSTKFVD; this comes from the coding sequence ATGAAACTTATAGATAGATTTGGAAATTCACTTAACAAAATTTGTTGTTCAATTAACAAAAAATCAAAAAAATGCGAATTAGTTAAAAAAAATGAAATTATAGGTGAACAAATAGTTGATCTTAACCAAACTAAAATGGCACAATATCAATATCGAAGTATCAATAATAAAGACAAAAAAGTTCGCAAACAAAATAGAATTTTAACAATTCGTAGATTGTTTTTTATGTTTTTGTCTGCACTATTATTCAATTTTGGTGTTCTAGCATTTTTATCTAAAGCTGATACAATACCAAGTGGAGTTTCGGGTATTCCAACATTAATAGTTACTCTTTTGAAGGATAATCCTGAAATTAAAAAATATTTTGCTTTAATGTATTTGGGAGCTAACATACCACTACTTCTTTTATTTGGATTTAGAATTAAACGAAGTTTTGTTTTGCTAACATTATCTTTTATGTTATTTCAAATAGTGACAAACTTTGTTTTCACTTTAGAACCTGTTGAAAAATTTATTAAGACAGCCTTCGATGTGGCACCTGGTTGATCTTCAAGAATTGAATTGAAACCTGGATTAATAGTTGATAATCCGAATACATGACCAATTTTTATTAATGGAATTATTGGTTCTTTATTTTTAGGAGTTGCCATTGCAGTGGCATGAAAAAACGGAGGATCAACTGGTGGAACAGATATAGTGGCTTACTTTTTTTCAACTAAGAAAAAGAAAAGCATTTCTTCAATTTTAATGATTGTTTCATTTACAACGACTTTGACATTCTTGTTGATTTTTGGTTTAGTTGAACCACATTCACACTCATTTACTATAAAATTGGTGGATGATGGCAAAGGCGGATATTCACAAGAATATGTACTATCAAATAGTCGTGTAATATTTGGAATGCGTGAAATTTCAACTCTTCTTTATATCTTTATTGTTAATACTTTGGTTGGAATTATTTATCCAAAATACAAAAAAGTAAGTATGGAAATTTTTACAAATGATCCTTCAAAAGTTTTAGCTTACTTTAAAACAATAAATTACTGACATGCTTATACAATTTATACAGCCAAAAGTGGATATACTGGAAATAATGTTTATAGAATTGAAACAACATTGCTTTTACTTGAAAGTAAACCGATAATGCGTGACTTAAAAGCAATTGATTCAAATTTATGAGTAAAAATTAAACCGGTTATGTCAATTGTTGGAAGATTTAGTACCAAATTTGTTGATTAA